One region of Streptomyces sp. CG4 genomic DNA includes:
- a CDS encoding DoxX family protein, with amino-acid sequence MSVDTRTPRTPTGDRSSGFQSGSDDAPALSMVKVPSDPAQVIVNHPSFRVQLGPSAKRTQSQRIARHLSAAQDRARMPVVGTAGRSGAAARRRPVVWSGKSAPDDTGAHRLLQAVRGSSVRHADEPEPGATRVIPRVETGYGDGYDQLDQTVETPVVGHQRTAPHDSGTRLLPPMRTDAGAYDDPPYPDTGFESYDDYDDDYDEYDDPSDPDAPRPARRHGDDPARHAYYPGRRMNLGVVLLPLRIFLGFITIYAGMGKLCDPVYFDGGKRGSMVKWLNTLHPWDVAEPLRQFALHHPVGSGLVIAFLQVVVGVLTILGCWQRVAAVLGALLSAALIVTVSWKTVPAYDAPDIIYLAAWSPLIIAGAPVYSVDGRLAASAWRRLGPRADIWDLRRYVLRRGALITLVTVGLTLLVGSLFGGAVRDSSRVVVPGPGEAPRNDQPGSPLPQGPGHRHSQSPSSSGVPTRGATAGARPSGAAATPGATRSAGGTTTTPSQTQGTTGQIPPRQSSPTGGAPSTSAGPTSSGGTSTGSGSSTSGGGSSSSGQPGLVGGLLG; translated from the coding sequence ATGAGTGTGGACACCAGAACACCCCGCACACCCACGGGGGACCGCTCGTCGGGATTCCAGTCCGGGTCCGACGACGCTCCCGCGCTGAGCATGGTGAAGGTGCCGAGCGATCCGGCGCAGGTCATCGTCAACCACCCCAGCTTCCGCGTGCAGCTGGGCCCGTCGGCGAAACGCACCCAATCCCAGCGGATCGCCCGGCATCTGAGTGCCGCCCAGGACCGCGCCCGGATGCCCGTCGTGGGCACGGCCGGCCGGTCGGGCGCCGCCGCCCGCCGCCGCCCCGTCGTGTGGAGCGGCAAGTCCGCCCCCGACGACACCGGCGCCCACCGCCTCCTCCAGGCCGTGCGGGGCAGCAGCGTCCGCCACGCCGACGAGCCCGAGCCCGGCGCCACCCGGGTCATCCCGCGCGTCGAAACCGGCTACGGCGACGGCTACGACCAACTCGACCAGACGGTCGAGACCCCGGTCGTGGGCCACCAGCGCACCGCCCCCCACGACTCCGGCACCCGCCTGCTGCCTCCCATGCGCACCGACGCCGGCGCCTACGACGACCCCCCCTACCCCGACACCGGCTTCGAGTCGTACGACGACTACGACGACGACTACGACGAGTACGACGACCCCTCCGACCCCGACGCCCCGCGCCCCGCCCGCCGCCACGGCGACGACCCGGCCCGGCACGCCTACTACCCCGGCCGCCGGATGAACCTCGGCGTCGTCCTCCTCCCCCTCCGCATCTTCCTCGGCTTCATCACCATCTACGCCGGCATGGGCAAGCTGTGCGACCCCGTCTACTTCGACGGCGGCAAGCGCGGCTCGATGGTCAAGTGGCTCAACACCCTGCACCCGTGGGACGTCGCCGAACCGCTGCGCCAGTTCGCCCTCCACCACCCCGTCGGCTCCGGCCTCGTCATCGCCTTCCTTCAGGTGGTCGTCGGCGTCCTCACCATCCTGGGCTGCTGGCAGCGCGTGGCCGCGGTCCTCGGCGCCCTGCTCTCCGCCGCCCTGATCGTCACCGTCAGCTGGAAGACGGTCCCCGCCTACGACGCCCCCGACATCATCTACCTCGCCGCCTGGTCCCCGCTGATCATCGCCGGCGCCCCCGTCTACTCCGTGGACGGCCGCCTCGCCGCCAGTGCCTGGCGCCGTCTCGGTCCCCGTGCCGACATCTGGGACCTGCGCCGCTACGTCCTGCGCCGCGGCGCCCTGATCACCCTCGTCACGGTCGGCCTCACCCTGCTCGTCGGCTCCCTGTTCGGCGGCGCCGTACGCGACTCCAGCCGCGTCGTCGTCCCCGGCCCCGGCGAGGCCCCCCGCAACGACCAGCCCGGCTCCCCGCTTCCTCAGGGACCCGGCCATCGGCACAGCCAGAGCCCGTCCTCCTCCGGTGTGCCCACCCGCGGCGCCACCGCCGGCGCTCGCCCGTCCGGTGCGGCGGCGACCCCGGGAGCCACCCGCTCCGCCGGCGGTACGACCACCACCCCCAGCCAGACCCAGGGCACCACCGGCCAGATCCCGCCCCGCCAGTCCTCCCCGACGGGCGGCGCCCCGAGCACGTCGGCCGGCCCGACGAGCAGCGGCGGCACCTCGACCGGCAGCGGCTCGTCGACGAGCGGCGGCGGTTCGTCCTCCTCCGGCCAACCGGGCCTGGTGGGCGGCCTGCTGGGCTGA
- a CDS encoding nucleotidyltransferase family protein, with the protein MTLPNAASRPTQAVVLAGGQGSRLRPYTDDRPKPMVEIPGTGTPIIGHQLTWLAEEGVTDVVVSCGHLAEVLQKWLDSADLPVSVSTVVETEPLGRGGGLKYAAAHLPRPDQPWYATNGDIWTRFSLRDMADFHTERDATATLALARPRIPWGAVETDGFGHITDFIEAPPSTFEINAGVYVFSPGFASLLPERGDHERTTFPGLARERKLFGFPIPQGAYWRAIDTAKDLTEAAKELAALGR; encoded by the coding sequence ATGACCCTTCCCAACGCCGCGTCGCGCCCCACTCAAGCCGTGGTCCTGGCCGGTGGCCAGGGCTCCCGGCTGCGTCCTTACACCGACGACCGGCCCAAGCCGATGGTCGAGATCCCCGGTACGGGCACTCCGATCATCGGCCATCAGCTGACCTGGCTCGCCGAGGAAGGCGTGACCGACGTGGTGGTCTCCTGCGGCCATCTCGCGGAAGTCCTGCAGAAGTGGCTGGACTCCGCCGATCTGCCCGTGTCGGTCAGCACCGTCGTGGAGACCGAGCCGCTCGGCCGGGGCGGTGGCCTCAAGTACGCCGCCGCGCATCTTCCGCGCCCGGATCAGCCCTGGTACGCCACCAACGGCGACATCTGGACCCGGTTCTCGCTGCGCGACATGGCCGACTTCCACACCGAGCGGGATGCCACGGCCACGTTGGCGCTGGCCCGGCCGCGTATCCCCTGGGGCGCGGTGGAGACGGACGGGTTCGGGCACATCACCGACTTCATCGAGGCCCCGCCGTCGACGTTCGAGATCAACGCGGGTGTCTACGTCTTCTCGCCGGGCTTCGCCTCGCTGCTGCCGGAGCGGGGGGATCATGAGCGGACGACGTTTCCCGGGCTGGCCCGGGAGCGGAAGCTGTTCGGGTTCCCGATTCCGCAGGGGGCGTACTGGCGGGCCATCGACACGGCGAAGGATCTGACCGAGGCGGCGAAGGAGTTGGCGGCCTTGGGACGGTAG
- a CDS encoding sn-glycerol-3-phosphate ABC transporter ATP-binding protein UgpC, translating into MATVTFDKATRIYPGSTKPAVDSLDIAIEDGEFLVLVGPSGCGKSTSLRMLAGLEDVNGGAIRIGDRDVTHLPPKDRDIAMVFQNYALYPHMTVADNMGFALKIAGVNKAEIRQKVEEAAKILDLTEYLDRKPKALSGGQRQRVAMGRAIVREPQVFLMDEPLSNLDAKLRVSTRTQIASLQRRLGITTVYVTHDQVEAMTMGDRVAVLKDGVLQQVDSPRSMYDRPANLFVAGFIGSPAMNLVEVPITDGGVKFGNSVVPVNREALKAASDKGDRTVTVGVRPEHFDVVELGGGAGASLSKDSADAPAGLAVSVNVVEELGADGYVYGTAEVGGEVKDLVVRVNGRQVPEKGATLHVVPRPGETHVFSTSTGERLSD; encoded by the coding sequence ATGGCCACTGTCACGTTCGACAAGGCGACCCGGATCTACCCGGGTTCCACGAAGCCCGCCGTCGACTCGCTCGACATCGCGATCGAGGACGGCGAATTCCTCGTCCTGGTCGGCCCGTCGGGCTGCGGAAAGTCCACGTCGCTGCGGATGCTCGCGGGACTGGAGGACGTCAATGGCGGCGCCATCCGGATCGGTGACCGCGACGTCACGCACCTGCCGCCGAAGGACCGGGACATCGCCATGGTGTTCCAGAACTACGCGCTGTACCCGCACATGACGGTCGCCGACAACATGGGCTTCGCGCTCAAGATCGCCGGTGTCAACAAGGCGGAGATCCGGCAGAAGGTCGAGGAGGCCGCGAAGATCCTCGACCTGACCGAGTACCTGGACCGGAAGCCGAAGGCGCTGTCCGGTGGTCAGCGCCAGCGTGTCGCGATGGGCCGTGCCATCGTCCGGGAGCCGCAGGTCTTCCTCATGGACGAGCCGCTGTCGAACCTGGACGCCAAGCTCCGGGTCAGCACGCGTACGCAGATCGCGTCGCTGCAGCGCCGTCTCGGCATCACCACCGTCTACGTCACCCACGACCAGGTCGAGGCCATGACGATGGGCGACCGGGTCGCCGTACTCAAGGACGGTGTGCTGCAGCAGGTCGACTCGCCGCGGAGCATGTACGACAGGCCCGCGAACCTCTTCGTCGCCGGTTTCATCGGCTCCCCGGCCATGAACCTGGTCGAGGTGCCGATCACCGACGGCGGGGTGAAGTTCGGCAACAGCGTCGTCCCGGTCAACCGCGAGGCCCTGAAGGCCGCCTCCGACAAGGGCGACCGCACGGTGACCGTCGGCGTCCGGCCCGAGCACTTCGACGTGGTCGAGCTGGGCGGCGGTGCCGGCGCGTCGCTGTCCAAGGACAGCGCGGACGCCCCGGCCGGTCTGGCCGTCTCCGTGAACGTGGTCGAGGAGCTGGGCGCCGACGGCTACGTCTACGGCACCGCCGAGGTCGGTGGCGAGGTCAAGGACCTGGTCGTCCGGGTCAACGGCCGTCAGGTGCCGGAGAAGGGCGCCACGCTGCACGTGGTGCCGCGGCCGGGCGAGACCCACGTGTTCTCGACGTCCACGGGTGAGCGCCTCTCCGACTGA
- a CDS encoding site-specific integrase — MDLLQRAVLVGGGEGAAAGVVGGCLREGEDRLYALWHLIAFRGLRRGEACGQRWTDTHLDDGRITVAKQLVVSGWEVYEDDPKTDAGARTIALDSDTVRALTWHRVQQDKDREEWESAWVETGRVFTKENGEMLRPANVTRRFIELYEEIGLPPIRLHDLRHGAATLAHAAGADLKDIQEMLGHSSITITADTYTSLLPEADLAIAEAAARLVPRAHLTGDAEKAEAEPEVADGVKSGAEGVPTDAGESAAQLGPGDASAHAPLTQTAPDGESEAE, encoded by the coding sequence CTGGATCTGCTCCAGCGGGCTGTACTGGTAGGCGGCGGTGAGGGCGCCGCTGCCGGTGTAGTCGGCGGCTGCCTGCGGGAGGGCGAGGACCGCCTGTACGCGCTGTGGCACCTGATCGCCTTCCGCGGGCTGCGGCGAGGCGAGGCATGCGGGCAGAGGTGGACCGACACGCATCTCGACGACGGCCGTATCACCGTCGCCAAGCAGCTCGTCGTGAGTGGCTGGGAGGTGTACGAGGACGATCCCAAGACCGACGCAGGCGCCCGCACCATCGCGCTCGACTCCGACACGGTCCGAGCCCTCACATGGCACCGCGTCCAGCAGGACAAGGACCGCGAGGAGTGGGAGAGCGCCTGGGTGGAGACCGGCCGCGTCTTCACCAAGGAGAACGGCGAGATGCTCCGCCCCGCCAACGTCACGCGCCGGTTCATCGAGCTGTACGAGGAGATCGGCCTCCCGCCGATCCGACTGCACGACCTGCGGCACGGCGCGGCGACCCTCGCTCACGCGGCCGGGGCCGACCTGAAGGACATCCAGGAGATGCTCGGCCACTCCTCGATCACCATCACGGCGGACACGTACACGAGCTTGCTTCCCGAGGCCGACCTCGCCATCGCCGAGGCCGCCGCCCGCCTCGTACCACGTGCTCACCTGACAGGTGATGCCGAGAAGGCCGAAGCCGAGCCAGAGGTCGCCGATGGCGTGAAATCCGGCGCCGAAGGCGTGCCGACGGATGCCGGGGAATCCGCAGCCCAGCTGGGCCCTGGTGACGCATCCGCTCACGCACCGCTCACGCAAACGGCCCCGGACGGGGAGTCCGAGGCCGAATAG
- a CDS encoding RHS repeat-associated core domain-containing protein codes for MPQRVQAVLALPQAAADYTGSGALTAAYQYSPLEQIQSRTLPSGAAYFQHHDQLGSVTDLTDATGNLQSSWPYTAYGQSTQTNTATSPPANPFTYTGQYTEPTTKAAGYNLRARNYDPITGRFTTTDPIQPQQAEPYTSAYSYTGDRPTYAVDLSGQSWWDPITSRLKAIGSGLKEGAELPFTFIGDLGDAVSGRNGGAGAFLDKYFPVRPAYRLYRAAEMLRQQGCDQLADQYDAAGDQLTQQILLTGLGGLTGWEKDAVEPTTTQPRRFGPGAAHGDDPALSGANPYIPRGFSDTAQYQQFLTKLYDGLNELGFSDAEAVFQGSSPALATGQGSHSTKGAPVTTT; via the coding sequence GTGCCACAGCGCGTACAGGCGGTCCTCGCCCTCCCGCAGGCAGCCGCCGACTACACCGGCAGCGGCGCCCTCACCGCCGCCTACCAGTACAGCCCGCTGGAGCAGATCCAGTCCCGGACGCTGCCCAGTGGCGCCGCATACTTCCAGCACCACGACCAACTCGGTTCCGTCACCGACCTCACCGACGCCACCGGCAACCTCCAGTCCAGCTGGCCCTACACCGCCTACGGCCAATCCACCCAGACCAACACCGCCACCAGCCCGCCGGCCAACCCCTTCACGTACACCGGTCAGTACACCGAACCCACCACCAAGGCCGCCGGCTACAACCTCCGCGCCCGCAACTACGACCCCATCACCGGCCGCTTCACCACCACCGACCCCATCCAGCCGCAGCAGGCCGAGCCCTACACCTCGGCGTACAGCTACACCGGTGACCGGCCGACGTACGCCGTCGACCTATCGGGCCAGAGCTGGTGGGATCCGATCACCAGCCGCCTCAAAGCCATCGGCAGCGGCCTGAAGGAAGGCGCCGAACTCCCCTTCACCTTCATCGGCGACCTCGGTGACGCCGTCTCCGGCCGCAACGGCGGCGCTGGCGCCTTCCTCGACAAGTACTTCCCCGTCCGCCCCGCCTACCGCCTCTACCGCGCTGCCGAAATGCTGCGCCAGCAAGGGTGCGACCAACTCGCCGACCAGTACGACGCGGCCGGCGACCAACTCACCCAGCAGATCCTCCTCACCGGCCTCGGCGGACTGACCGGCTGGGAAAAGGACGCTGTCGAACCGACCACGACCCAACCGCGCAGGTTCGGCCCAGGTGCGGCTCATGGCGATGACCCGGCACTCAGCGGAGCCAATCCGTACATCCCGCGCGGCTTCTCGGACACCGCCCAGTACCAGCAGTTTCTGACTAAGTTGTACGATGGCCTGAATGAACTCGGATTTTCGGATGCTGAAGCGGTTTTCCAGGGAAGCTCACCGGCACTAGCTACAGGACAGGGGAGCCATTCGACGAAGGGCGCACCAGTGACTACGACATAG
- a CDS encoding Hsp20/alpha crystallin family protein, with product MTLPVRHRHGSLLERPFHAFGWGEPVAAEFDELFERMNRLLEGAAAAAPAAMAWSPAADMRETDDAYVIEAELPGIKRDDIDIEMGARELRITGEYKEQEREGVLRRSTRRSGRFEYAALLPADVRSEEVHATLCDGMLTVTVPKAQATKPRHIEIAES from the coding sequence ATGACGCTGCCTGTCCGACACCGGCACGGCAGTCTGCTGGAGAGGCCGTTCCACGCCTTCGGCTGGGGTGAGCCCGTCGCCGCCGAGTTCGATGAGCTGTTCGAGCGCATGAACCGGCTGCTCGAAGGCGCCGCCGCTGCCGCTCCCGCCGCGATGGCCTGGTCCCCCGCGGCCGACATGCGGGAGACCGACGACGCCTATGTGATCGAGGCGGAGTTGCCGGGAATCAAGCGGGACGACATCGACATCGAGATGGGCGCGCGCGAGCTGCGCATCACGGGGGAGTACAAGGAGCAGGAGCGCGAGGGCGTCCTGCGCCGCAGCACCCGCCGCAGCGGCCGTTTCGAGTACGCGGCCCTGCTGCCCGCCGACGTCAGGTCGGAGGAGGTCCACGCGACGCTCTGCGACGGCATGCTGACCGTCACCGTACCCAAGGCGCAGGCCACGAAGCCGCGCCACATCGAGATCGCCGAGTCCTGA
- a CDS encoding aminoglycoside phosphotransferase family protein, protein MIDIPADLAEAQETYNGPAGRAFIAGLPDLTAGFLDRWRLRLDGPAMNGVSALVLPVVRADGGRAVLKLQLPDEESEGEPVALRVWDGAGAVRLLDHDPQTGTMLLERLDESRMLSAVADTRAAVLVVGRLLARLTSFPAPPGMRRLGDIAGAMLEQTPWALERIPDPAVRRLVADCAAAVREVVAEPGDRLLHWDLHFENVLAGERADWLAIDPKPLAGDPGFELWPALVNRFEAAEVRRRFDALTDVLGLDRERARAWTLGRLLQNALWDVEDGQPVEERQLEIARRLR, encoded by the coding sequence ATGATTGACATTCCCGCCGATCTCGCGGAAGCGCAGGAGACGTACAACGGCCCGGCGGGCCGGGCCTTCATCGCCGGGCTGCCGGACCTGACGGCGGGCTTCCTGGACCGCTGGCGCCTGCGGCTCGACGGGCCCGCCATGAACGGGGTCAGTGCGCTGGTGCTGCCGGTGGTTCGGGCCGACGGCGGCCGGGCCGTCCTCAAGCTGCAGCTGCCGGACGAGGAGAGCGAGGGCGAGCCGGTCGCGCTGCGGGTGTGGGACGGTGCCGGGGCCGTACGGCTGCTGGATCACGATCCGCAGACGGGCACGATGCTGCTGGAGCGGCTGGACGAGTCCCGGATGCTCTCCGCCGTGGCGGACACGCGCGCGGCCGTCCTGGTCGTGGGCCGGCTGCTGGCTCGTCTCACCTCTTTTCCGGCGCCGCCCGGGATGCGTCGGCTCGGGGACATCGCCGGGGCGATGCTGGAGCAGACGCCGTGGGCGTTGGAGCGCATTCCGGACCCGGCGGTACGGCGTCTGGTCGCGGACTGTGCGGCCGCCGTGCGTGAGGTCGTCGCCGAGCCCGGGGACCGGCTGCTGCACTGGGATCTGCATTTCGAGAACGTCCTCGCCGGCGAGCGCGCCGACTGGCTGGCCATCGACCCCAAGCCGCTGGCCGGTGATCCGGGTTTCGAGCTGTGGCCCGCGCTGGTCAACCGTTTCGAGGCGGCCGAGGTGCGCCGGCGCTTCGACGCGCTGACGGACGTCCTCGGCCTGGACCGGGAGCGGGCCCGTGCCTGGACGCTGGGCCGGCTGCTGCAGAACGCGCTGTGGGACGTGGAGGACGGGCAGCCGGTCGAGGAGCGGCAGCTGGAGATCGCGCGCCGGCTTCGCTGA
- a CDS encoding rhomboid-like protein: MRNYRGPGGVWAYIRSAPGTYVWLAVLFITTVALHQMSPAFEQHFLRQRSTNIHELSHNPVRVLVASALWIDSGHWLPYVLLYSLFHAQAERWLGTPRWLAVCALAHVLASLISEGALLVAIQGGMAHRSAVNTLDIGVSYALAGVIAVLTYRITPPWRYPYLLAVLIFYGLPLAEGPTFTDLGHFLSVLIGLACYPLARGRGKAWNPKETLAALRG, from the coding sequence ATGCGAAATTACCGGGGCCCCGGCGGAGTGTGGGCGTACATCCGCAGCGCTCCGGGCACCTATGTGTGGCTGGCCGTCCTCTTCATCACCACCGTCGCGCTCCACCAGATGTCACCGGCCTTCGAGCAGCACTTCCTGCGGCAGCGGTCGACCAACATCCACGAGCTGTCCCACAACCCGGTGCGCGTCCTCGTCGCGAGCGCCCTGTGGATCGACAGCGGCCACTGGCTCCCGTACGTCCTCCTGTACAGCCTCTTCCACGCACAGGCCGAACGCTGGCTCGGCACGCCCCGCTGGCTCGCGGTCTGCGCACTCGCCCACGTCCTGGCCTCACTCATCAGCGAGGGGGCGCTCCTCGTCGCGATCCAGGGCGGCATGGCCCACCGCTCCGCCGTCAACACCCTCGACATCGGCGTGAGTTACGCACTGGCCGGTGTCATCGCCGTCCTCACCTACCGGATCACGCCCCCCTGGCGATACCCCTACCTCCTCGCCGTACTGATCTTCTACGGACTGCCACTCGCCGAAGGACCGACCTTCACCGACCTCGGCCACTTCCTCTCCGTCCTCATCGGCCTGGCCTGCTACCCCCTGGCCAGGGGCCGCGGAAAAGCATGGAATCCGAAGGAGACACTGGCCGCCCTCAGGGGTTAA
- a CDS encoding NAD(P)/FAD-dependent oxidoreductase, translating into MSSSASSVVNGGISYWYADDGLPPVREPLSGDASADVAIIGGGYTGLWTAYYLKKAAPYLRITVLEQKFCGYGASGRNGGWLYNGIAGRGRYAALHGHEAAVRLQKAMNDTVAEVIAVTETERIDADMHRGGVLEVATTPAQLARLKAFHEHELSYGEKDRELYGARETAERIRIADAVGSTWTPHGARLHPAKLVKGLAATVESLGVTIHESTPVTEIRPRHAVTPYGTVRASYVLRCTEGFTASLKGQKRTWLPMNSSMIATEPLTEAQWSAIGWNGREALGDMAHAYMYAQRTADGRIALGGRGVPYRFGSRTDNDGRTQTATIDALHEILTRFFPSLAGVRVEYAWSGVLGVPRDWCATVTLDRATGLGWAGGYVGSGVATTNLAGRTLRDLVQQDSGQGGRTELTDLPWVDHRVRTWEPEPFRWLGVHGMYATYRTADQRERRRPGTGSSRLAKIADRVAGRH; encoded by the coding sequence ATGAGCAGCTCGGCAAGCAGCGTCGTCAACGGCGGAATCTCCTACTGGTACGCCGACGACGGCCTCCCGCCCGTACGGGAACCCCTGTCCGGCGACGCATCGGCCGACGTCGCCATCATCGGCGGCGGCTACACCGGCCTCTGGACGGCCTACTACCTGAAGAAGGCCGCCCCCTACCTGCGCATCACCGTCCTGGAACAGAAGTTCTGCGGCTACGGCGCCTCCGGCCGCAACGGCGGCTGGCTCTACAACGGCATCGCCGGCCGCGGCCGCTACGCCGCACTGCACGGCCACGAGGCCGCCGTACGGCTGCAGAAGGCCATGAACGACACCGTCGCCGAGGTGATCGCGGTCACCGAGACCGAGCGCATCGACGCCGACATGCACCGGGGCGGCGTCCTCGAAGTGGCCACCACACCCGCCCAGTTGGCCCGCCTCAAGGCGTTCCACGAGCACGAGCTGTCGTACGGCGAAAAGGACCGCGAACTCTACGGCGCCCGCGAGACCGCCGAACGGATCCGCATCGCCGACGCCGTCGGCTCCACCTGGACCCCGCACGGCGCCCGACTGCACCCGGCCAAACTGGTCAAAGGCCTCGCGGCCACCGTCGAATCCCTCGGGGTCACCATCCACGAATCCACCCCGGTGACCGAGATCCGCCCCCGGCACGCCGTCACCCCCTACGGCACGGTCCGCGCCTCCTACGTCCTGCGCTGCACCGAAGGCTTCACCGCCTCCCTGAAGGGCCAGAAGCGCACCTGGCTCCCCATGAACTCCTCCATGATCGCCACCGAGCCGCTCACCGAGGCGCAGTGGTCCGCGATCGGCTGGAACGGCCGCGAGGCCCTCGGCGACATGGCCCACGCCTACATGTACGCCCAGCGCACCGCCGACGGCCGCATCGCCCTCGGCGGCCGCGGCGTCCCGTACCGCTTCGGCTCGCGCACCGACAATGACGGCCGCACCCAGACGGCCACCATCGACGCCCTGCACGAGATCCTCACCCGTTTCTTCCCGTCCCTCGCGGGCGTGCGCGTGGAGTACGCCTGGTCGGGCGTCCTCGGCGTCCCGCGCGACTGGTGCGCCACCGTCACCCTCGACCGCGCCACCGGCCTCGGCTGGGCCGGCGGCTACGTCGGCTCCGGCGTCGCCACCACCAACCTGGCCGGCCGCACCCTGCGCGACCTGGTCCAGCAGGACTCCGGCCAGGGCGGCCGCACCGAACTGACCGACCTGCCCTGGGTCGACCACAGGGTCCGCACCTGGGAGCCGGAACCTTTCCGCTGGCTCGGCGTCCATGGCATGTATGCCACGTACCGGACTGCCGACCAGCGGGAACGACGTCGACCGGGGACGGGCTCGTCCCGGCTGGCGAAGATCGCGGACCGGGTGGCGGGGCGGCACTGA
- a CDS encoding NAD(P)-binding protein, with protein MPQPRITVIGGGFAGLTAAITAAEAGAEVTLYEAHHTLGGRARTAEGPYRTNEGPHALYNGGPHWTWLKRRDLIGPLAPIPPLDAARLRLRHHGALRRTPPFGMLKLLRPGVRQAPVDTDFQSWATGVAGEEGARAAAHYAAVALFHHDPGALSAAFVQERLRRATTLPPEAHYPVGGWGPLIERMAALAWKLGVRVETLSRVDELPTGTPVIVATSLAAARQLLGDVSLTWPSGRTVLLDLALRTRRGDPFILSDLDATGWFERCTAPDHTLAPAGEQLVQAQLPIGPDETRADGLARAEELLDLGFRDWRQRLTWRREAVADGRTGAVDLPGSTWRDRPGVDRGDGVYLAGDSVAAPGVLSEVSFNSAVTAVSLILGRTTVDLKRA; from the coding sequence ATGCCCCAGCCCCGCATCACCGTCATCGGTGGCGGCTTCGCCGGACTCACCGCCGCGATCACCGCCGCCGAGGCAGGCGCCGAGGTCACCCTGTACGAGGCCCATCACACCCTGGGCGGCCGCGCCCGCACCGCCGAGGGGCCGTACCGCACCAACGAGGGCCCGCACGCCCTCTACAACGGCGGCCCGCACTGGACCTGGCTCAAGCGGCGCGACCTCATCGGCCCGCTCGCCCCGATCCCGCCCCTGGACGCCGCCCGGCTGCGGCTGCGCCACCACGGCGCCCTGCGCCGCACCCCGCCCTTCGGGATGCTGAAACTGCTGCGCCCCGGCGTCCGGCAGGCCCCCGTCGACACCGACTTCCAGAGCTGGGCGACCGGTGTCGCCGGCGAGGAGGGCGCCCGCGCCGCCGCCCACTACGCGGCCGTCGCCCTCTTCCACCACGACCCGGGCGCCCTGTCCGCCGCGTTCGTACAGGAACGCCTGCGCCGGGCCACCACACTGCCGCCGGAGGCGCACTACCCGGTCGGCGGCTGGGGTCCGCTGATCGAGCGGATGGCCGCACTGGCCTGGAAGCTGGGCGTGCGGGTCGAGACGCTGTCCCGCGTCGACGAACTGCCCACCGGCACACCCGTGATCGTCGCGACCTCCCTGGCCGCCGCCCGGCAGCTGCTCGGCGACGTCTCGCTGACCTGGCCGAGCGGCCGTACCGTCCTGCTCGACCTCGCCCTGCGGACCCGGCGCGGCGACCCCTTCATCCTCTCCGACCTCGACGCCACCGGCTGGTTCGAACGGTGCACCGCGCCGGACCACACCCTCGCGCCGGCCGGGGAACAGCTGGTCCAGGCGCAGCTGCCGATCGGGCCGGACGAGACCCGCGCCGACGGGCTGGCCCGCGCCGAGGAACTGCTCGATCTGGGGTTCCGGGACTGGCGACAGCGGCTGACCTGGCGGCGGGAGGCCGTGGCGGACGGCCGTACCGGGGCCGTGGACCTGCCCGGGAGCACCTGGCGGGACCGGCCCGGCGTCGACCGGGGCGACGGGGTCTATCTCGCGGGCGACTCGGTGGCGGCGCCGGGCGTGCTGTCGGAGGTGTCCTTCAACAGCGCGGTCACGGCGGTCTCCCTGATCCTCGGCCGGACCACGGTTGATCTCAAGCGTGCTTGA
- a CDS encoding pentapeptide repeat-containing protein, whose product MARRATDGGRAAGRAGVKGARRPELRLPPLEPWQGGELEPDGDYDGLEFTDADLTGQDGVGARFMDCALTGCAVDGTALGRARVLDSVLTGLRGVGTHLAESTFRDVELIDARLGGTQLHGAVLERVVVRGGKIDYLNLREARLKDVVFESCVLVEPDFAGARLERVEFVDCALREADFGSATLTDVDLRGAAPLEIVRGLDRLSGAVISTAQLLDLAPVLAAELGIRVE is encoded by the coding sequence ATGGCGAGGAGAGCGACGGACGGCGGCCGTGCGGCGGGCCGGGCGGGGGTGAAGGGTGCGCGACGGCCGGAGCTGCGGCTGCCGCCCCTGGAGCCGTGGCAGGGGGGAGAGCTGGAGCCCGACGGGGACTATGACGGGCTGGAGTTCACAGACGCGGACCTGACGGGGCAGGACGGTGTGGGCGCCCGGTTCATGGACTGCGCGCTGACGGGCTGCGCGGTGGACGGCACGGCGCTGGGCCGGGCCAGAGTGCTGGACTCGGTCCTGACCGGTCTGCGCGGGGTGGGGACGCATCTCGCCGAGTCCACGTTCCGGGACGTCGAGCTGATCGACGCCCGGCTGGGCGGCACGCAGTTGCACGGCGCCGTCCTGGAGCGGGTCGTGGTGCGCGGCGGCAAGATCGACTATCTGAACCTGCGCGAGGCCCGCCTCAAGGACGTCGTGTTCGAGTCCTGTGTCCTGGTCGAGCCGGACTTCGCGGGCGCGCGCCTGGAGCGGGTGGAGTTCGTCGACTGTGCGCTGAGAGAGGCGGACTTCGGCAGCGCGACGCTGACGGACGTGGACCTGCGCGGGGCCGCTCCGCTGGAGATCGTGCGCGGGCTGGACCGGCTGTCGGGGGCGGTGATCAGTACGGCCCAACTGCTCGACCTGGCACCGGTGTTGGCGGCGGAACTGGGTATCCGGGTGGAGTGA